ATCGTTAAAAACGCCCCGATTAACCAAGCAAACGTGCCATTTCCGGACAATTCGCAGGGTCCGGGGCGGAAAGGTTTGACTCACATATCGCGCGAGATTTTTTCCCGGCGTTCATGCGCTTCCTGCGCCTCGACCGTCATCGTCGCGATCGGACGGGCGATCAGGCGCCCCAGGCCGATCGGCTCGCCGGTCACCTCGCAGAAGCCGTATTCCCCTTCGTCGATCCGGCGCATCGCGGAATCGATCTTGGCGATCAGCTTGCGCTGGCGATCGCGCGTGCGCAGTTCGATGCCCCAGTCGGTCTCGCTCGAGGCGCGATCGTTGAGATCGGGTTCGCGCAACGGCCCGTCCTGCAACGCCGAAAGCGTGCCGGCCGACGCGGACAGGATCGACTTCTTCCATTCAAGCAACAGGCGGCGGAAATAATCGAGCTGCGCCTCGCCCATATAGGGTTCGTCATCACTGGGAACGTAATCACCCGGCATGGCCCGGCGAGCCTTGGCCAGAACGTCAATCTCGTCACTCAAAACGCCAGCCATCCGGCCCTCCAGATAAACGCCTTCCGACCCGACCGGCAATCGCCGCGACGCATCGCGCGTTCCCGGTTTGTGGCGCCCTATAGGAGCCGCCCCGAACCGGCACAAGCCATTCCATGCGGGGGATGGAACAAGGAAGTTGAAGCCCGGCAGAACGCCAAGACTTCAAAAATCGCCGTTTTGGCGAGGTTTTCCGGAAACGCTTCCCCCCGCTGTTAACCATTTGTTGACCAAACTCGGTGACTGTCTGACACGCCGGGACCCGTGAAAGGCCCGGATAGCTTGGTTTTCAACCGGGGGTATTGGTAAATGGGACAAGCCTGGATCAAACTGGTCGCCGATGACGCGGCCATGACGTACGCCGAGAATGCCGACCTGCACGAAGGCGCCGACCTTCTGGTGGCAACCTGCCTGGCCGCCGCCGCGCAGGGCGACACCAATGCGCTGTTCGACCTTGGGGTGGCCTTTTCGACGGGCAGCCACGGGGTGGAATGCGATCTGATCGAAGCGCACAAGTGGTTCAACCTTGCCGCCGTGGGTGGCCATGACGATGCCGCGCAGTGCCGCGCCGACATCGCCGAGGAAATGACCGCGCGCGAGATCGCCGAAGCGCAGCGTCGTGCGCGCGAATGGATCCGCGCCTCCAGCCGCCGCGCCGCCTGACCTAACTTTCAACGGGTCTATCGGCCGGCACGCGCCGGACGGCTATCCTTTTCTGAACGGCGTATGTTCGCCCAGCGTGAGCTGGTCCTGCGCCACGCCTTGCCGTTCCCGTTCGAGAAAATCGGCGACGGCGGCCCGAAATCCCGGGTCCACGATGTAGTGGGCCGACCATGTGCGCACCGGCTCGTAGCCGCGCGCCAGCTTGTGCTGGCCCTGCGCCCCCGCCTCCACCCTGCCGAGGCCCAGCGCGATCGCCGCGTCGATCGCCTGATAATAGCACAGCTCGAAGTGCAGGAACGGCCTGTCGACGATCGCGCCCCAGTACCGGCCGTAGAGCGCGTCCGCGCCAATGAAATTGAGCGCGCCGGCCACGGCCTGCCCGTCCAGGAAGGCCAGCACCAGCAGCACCCGATCGGCCATGCGATCGCCCATCAGATCGAACGCCTGCCGGGTCAGATAAGGCCGCCCCCACTTGCGCGCGCCGGTATCCTGATAGAACTGCCAGAAGGCGTCCCAGTGTTCGGGCCGCAACGCGTCGCCGGTCAGTGCCCGGATCTCCACGCCCTGCTGCGCCGCCGCCCGTTCCTTGCGGATGTCCTTGCGCTTGCGCGACGACAGCGCGGCCAGGAAATCGTCGAACGAGGCATAGCCCCGGTTCTCCCAATGGAACTGGATGTCGGAGCGCAACAGCCAGCCCGCCTCCTCGAACAGCGGCAACTGGGCCGGTTCGATGAACGTGGCGTGGGCGGACGACAGCTCGTTGCTTTCGCACAGGCGCTTCGCCACGCGCAGCAGCGACGACGCAAGATCGGGCCGGTCCCCCAGCAGCAGGCGCGGCCCGGTGGCGGGGGTGAACGGCACGCTGATCTGGAGCTTGGGATAGTAGTTCCCGCCCGCCCGCTGCCAGGCATCGGCCCAGCTGTGATCGAACACGTACTCGCCCTGGCTGTGCGCCTTGAGATAGGCGGGCATCGCCGCCACCGCCCGGCCGCCCTCGTCCTCGATCACCACCGGCAGCGGCGACCAGCCACTGCGCCCGCCGACGCTGCCCGATTCCTCCAGCAGCGAAAGGAACGTGTGCCCGGTAAACGGATTGCCGCCGCCCGCCAGCCGGTCCCAGTCTTCGGCCGCGATCGCGCCGACAGAGTGATGGATGCGCGCGGTGACGCTCACGACAGGCCCGCGCCCTCCGCAATCGGGGCGTCGGCATGGGCAGACGCCTTTTCCGCGAGTTCCGGCGAGCGCACCGTCCAGGTGAGCACCGGCAGGCCCCGGCGGCGCTGCAACGCGGCGAAGCGGCTGGGCAGATCGCGCACGTCATAGGCCAGGAATTGCGGCTTGCCATGCCACAGCGCCAGATGCCGGCGCGCGCGCGCGAACAGGGTGCGGCGCCCTTCCTCGGTCACGACAAGGCCATGGACGATGTGCGGGGAATAGCGGCGGAACCACGCCGGCACGCGCGGATCGAAGCTCATCACCGCGACATCGCCGCGATAGCCTTCCAGCACCCGGCGGACCGCCAGACACAACGGCGCCACGCGCAGATCGCGGCGCGACTTGATCTCGATCAGCAGCGGCGCGCGCCCGGCGACCAGATCGAGCATCTGGCGCAAGGTGGGAATCCGCTCCCCTTCGGCGCCGCTCAGCGCGATCGCGCCAAGCTGGGTGGAACTGTGGTCGATGATCGCGCCGCTGGCGTCGGTGAGGCGATCGAGATCCCAGTCATGGAACACCATCGCCTGGCCATCGCTGGTGCGCTGCACATCGCATTCGATCCCCAGCCCGCGCTCGATGGCGAGCGCGAAGGCGGCGAGCGAGTTTTCCGGCACGCCCGCGCGGTGCAACCCGCGATGGGCATAGACGCGCCCGCGCAGCCAGCCGACCCGTTCCGCCGGCGGAACGGGGACGAGCCAGCGGTCAAGCAGGGCGAACAGCAAATACAGCATCGACTTCCACGGCCGCGCCCAGCGGCAGAACGGGAACGCCAACCGCGCTGCGCGCGTGGCGGCCGATGTCTCCGAACACGGCGACCATCAGTTCGGACGCGCCGTTGGCGACCTTCGGCTGGTCGGTGAACGTCCCGGCGGAGTTGATGAACGCGCCCAGCCTGACGACGCGCTCCACGCGATCGAGCGAACCCAGCGCCGCCTTGACCTGCGCCAGCAGCATCAGGCCGCAAGCCTGCGCCGCGGCCACGCCCTGTTCCAGCGACACGTCCTCGCCCAGCCGCCCGGTGACCAGCTTGCCATCGACGAACGGCAACTGGCCCGACACGTGCAGCAAGCCCCCGACCTCGACCGTCGGCACATAGGCCGCGACCGGCGCGGCGGCCTGCGGAAGCGCGAAGCCCAGGTCGGCGATCTTCGCGGCAACGGTATCAGTCATCATTCGCTCCATGAATTTGCGCCATCAGCCAGGGCAGCGCGGCGGACCATTCGTCGATCCGGGCATGGGCATGCCCCTGCTGATGCGCACAGTCGATATGGGGGGCCAGCATAGGCTCTCCGCACAAGTGCAGCCGCGCGACATGCGGCGCGAGTTCCGCGACCGACCCGTGGTGTTGTGGCAGATCGTCGATGAATACCGCGCGTTCCGGTCGGTATTCGTCGAGAATCGCCTTGAGCGCCGGCCCCTTGGGTCCGGTATTGGTGAAAACCCGCGCATGGATGCCCACATCACGCAACTGCCGCGCGCGATCCTCGCGCCGGTGATCGCCCAGGTTGGTGAGGATCACGACGTCGGCGTGTTCGGCCAGCGCGTTGACCCCCTCCACCGCGCCTGCGATCGGCTGCTGGCGGTACATTTCGGTATCGAAGAACAGGTTGAGCAGGCGCCAGATCTCGGCCGGTTCCACATACCCGCCATCGGCATAGCGCATGGCCTTGCCGAAATCGTTGCTCTGCATGGCGAAGTCGATGCCGTGCCGTTCGGCCAGCCATTCCTTGTAGGGAGCGACCATGTGCAGCAGCACTTCATCGCAATCGCTGATGATCAGCGGGCGGCTCATCTCAATTTCTCCCGGATCGCGGCAAGGGCCTCGGGTGCAATGTCGAGTGCTTCCGCCGCCGCGACAAGGTCCGATTCATGGTTGGCGAGAAAATCCATCACCGCGCCCAGCACGCTGGAGTCACCCAGCCCGGCGCGCAGGGATTCGGGCGTCAGCCCCGTCAGCGCCAGAAACCGGTCGGCCCGGCCGCCATCCGCCAGCACCCAGCCGAGCGCCTGCAAGGCCACCGTCTGCGCATCTGAAACCGGGGCGGGTTCACGAATGATTGTCAGGGCCTTTCCGGGTCAATAGAGGGTCAACGGCGCAGCCGGCTTCCGGCGCTCGCACCCGAGGGCTCAGTGGCAAAAAGAATTCTGGTTGTCGAGGACAACGACCTCAATCGCAAGCTGTTCTGCGACCTGCTGAAGGCCAACGGCTTCACGGTCGAACCCGTAGCCGACGGGCGCGAGGCGATCGAGCGGACCCGCCTGTTCGTCCCCAACCTCGTCATCATGGACATCCAGCTGCCCAACGTTTCGGGCCTGGAACTGATCGAGGCGCTGAAAGGCGACCCCGAACTGCGCACGATCCCGGTGCTGGCCGTGACCGCCTATGCCGGAAAGGGTGACGAGGAACGCATCCGCGAAGCCGGTGCCGAAGGCTATCTGGCCAAGCCAGTATCGATCGGCCCGTTCATGGCGGCGGTGAACAAGCTGGTGTGAGCCTACCCTCCTAGGAGGGCATGTAGGCGCGCAGGTGCTCGATCGCGAAGGTCACGACGGTCAGGCACAGGCCGACCATGAACACACGATAGGCATAGCCGAGGAAGCGGTACTTCTTGCGCTGGAGCACCTGGCCGTTCTGGTAGATATCGCGCAGCATCGTGCGGAACACGGTTTCATCGGCGTGCAGTTCATCAAGCACGCTGTCGATCCACTCGTCTTCCGGAACCTGCGTGAAATAGCCGAAGAACAGTTTGTTGGGCAATGATGGACCAGCCTTGCCCCTGCCCTGCCCGCCGATCGAGGGCAGCACGGCGAACACCGCGCACATCGCGGAAATGAACGCGGACAGCGCCAGCACGCCCAGCGACCATGGCATCGTTCCGCTTTTCGCCTGCCCGACCGCGATGGTGAACACAAGGAAGGTGGCCCCCATCAGCAGCGAAGCCTTGGCATCCGCCATCTGGCTGAGCGTAAGGTTCATCTGCTGCGAGGTGCGCACGAGGTGAATGGCGTGGTTGGAGAAGCCCGAAGGCGACAGCGGCGAAGGCGTGGCGCGAGCCAGCCGCGCTGTGCCGCTATCGCCTGCTCCCTCGGACGCACCCGCTGATGGTGGCGACGGCTGGTTCAACGCATTTCCCCCCGGTACGGCATCGCGGCTGGGGATGACACAGGTCGGTCCGGCTTGACAAGCGGACCGCGTGGCCGCTTTTCAGCCGCAATCGTCTGGCAGGGGGCTTGCCCCACAGTGGAGAATACCGATGGACCGCGCCGCAACCGCCAACCGGATCGCCGAGCTGATCGAGCCGTTCAACAAGAAGGGCATCGCGATCGCCGAGGGGACGACCTTTGCCGGCGACCTTGAATGGGACAGCCTGACGGTGATGGACTTCGTGGCGGCCATCGAGGACGAATTCGACATCATCATCAGCATGAACCAGCAGGCCGAGATCGAAACCTACGGCCAGCTGATCGATGCCGTGACCAAACTGCAAGGCTGACGCGCCAAATGACCGATCTGTTCAGCAAGTTCGACCCGCTGATCGAACAGCGCCGCGCCCTTCTCGCCGGCGGGGTGGAAGACCCGTTCAACCTGGTGATGGAACGCGTGCTTTCGCCCACCGTCGCGGTGTGCAACGGGCGCGAGACGATCCTGCTCGGCACCTACAACTACATGGGCATGACGTTCGATCCCGACGTGATCCTGGCGGGCAAGCAGGCGCTGGACGATTTCGGTTCGGGCACCACCGGCAGCCGCGTGCTGAACGGCACGTATGCCGGGCACCGCGCCGTGGAGGACGCGCTCAAGGAATTCTACGGGATGGAGCACGCCATGGTGTTCTCCACCGGATACCAGGCGAACCTGGGGATCATCAGCACCATCGCCGGCAAGGGCGACTACATCGTGCTCGACATCGACAGCCACGCCTCCATCTGGGACGGCTGCAAGATGGGCGACGCCGAAGTGGTGCCGTTCAAGCACAACGACATCGTGGCCATGGAAAAGCGCCTGAAGCGCATCCCCGAAGGCGCGGGCAAGCTGGTGGTGCTGGAAGGCGTCTATTCGATGCTGGGCGACATCGCCCCGCTGAAGGAGATGATCGCCGTCGCCAAGGAAAACGGCGCGATGGTGCTGGTGGACGAGGCGCATTCGATGGGCTTCATCGGCCCCAATGGGCGCGGCGTGGCCGAAGAGCAGGGCGTGCTGGACGACGTGGACTTCGTGATCGGCACGTTCTCCAAGTCGGTCGGCACCGTCGGCGGCTTCTGCGTTTCCAACCACCCCAAGTTCGAGATCCTGCGGCTGGTCTGCCGCCCCTATGTCTTCACCGCCAGCCTGCCGCCGAGCGTGGTCCACACCGCGGCGACATCGATCCGCAAGCTGATGCACGCGGGCAACAAGCGCGCGCACCTGTGGGAAAATTCGCGCACGCTGCACAAGGGCCTGCGCGACCGGGGCTTCCAGCTTGGCACCGAGGAGCCGCAAAGCGCAATCATCTCGGTCATCATGCCCGACCTGGAACGCGGCGCGGGCATGTGGGAAGCGCTGCTCCACGAAGGGCTGTACGTGAACCTGGCGCGGCCGCCGGCAACGCCCGCCGGGATGACGCTGCTGCGCTGTTCGCTGTGCGCGGAGCACACCGCGGAACAGGTGCAGACGATCATCGGCATGTTCGAACGCGCGGGCAGGAAAGCCGGAATCATCTGACCGTGATGGCTGGCCGGAGGATATTCCGGCCAGCCGGTTGGTGCCATTCCGTCAGTGCAGCCGGATCTCGCCGTCCACCGCCCGCCATTCGCTGGGGCGGATCAGATGGTTGTGCGCCACGCGGACCGAATGGATCACCGCCTCGATATCGCGCCGCCAGAAGTCGAGGAACCGTTTCAGTTCCGGGAACCGGGGTGCGACGTCGTAGCGCTGCAGGACGAATTCCTGCAGCAGGCTGGGATGATCGGGCATGTAGTAATGGATCTGCCAGGTGGCCAGCCCGTAACCGGCCAACTGAAGCCGAAAGTCGCTGTCTTCCATAGTCCTCCTTCCCCCTCGCTGGTGAAGAAATACCGGGAAGCAGCATGCTCCTTCATGGTTAACGGACCGTCAACGGGGTCCGTGGCACTTTTTTGTGCATTGCAACAAACAGGAACGCGTGCGGTTCAGGCGCTGGCGGTGACCGACTGCATCGTGGCGCCGCTGCATTCGTCGGCGCCCTTCTGCCCGTGCCCGCCCAGCATCGCGGCGGCGACGAAGCCGGCCAGGATCAGCGCGATGAACCCGATCACGGCAAAGCCGAGATAGCGATCGATCCACGCCTTGATCGGCGCGCCGAACAGGCGGAACAGCACGCCCACGATCATGAAGCCGATGCTGCGCGAGATCAGGCTGGCGAGCAGGAACTTGCCGATCGGCATACCGATGAAGCCGGCGGTGATGGTGATCAGCTTGAACGGGATTGGCGTGGCGCCCTTGGCGATGATCGCGAGGAAGCCCGCCTCGCCCCGCAGCTTGCATGCGGCATAGGGGAAGCTCTGCGTCAGGTGCAGCGCGGACAGCAGCTGTTCGCCCACGCTGGCGAACAGGAAATGGCCGATCGCATAGCCCAGCATCCCGCCGATGACCGAGGCAATCACAGTGATCGCGGCGAAGCGGACCGCCTTCTTCGGTTCGGCCAGGCACATCAGCCCCAGCAGCGGATGCGGCGGGATCGGGAAGAAGCTGGCCTCGACGAACGCGAACAGGGCAAGCCACCATTCGGCACGCGGATGCGAGGCCTTGGCCATGGTCCAGTCATAGAGGCGGCGAAGCATGGGCAAGGCATCCGTTAACGCGGCTGAGTATCGCGCGGGTGCTTAGGGCAGCGGGCGGCAAAGTGCCATAGGCGGAATATCCGGCCCGCAGTTCGGCCTTGACAACGTGACGCTAAATGAGTACATAACAGGAACATCGTGAAAGACCGAGTCGCCCGCCCCCCGTGGTGACCGGCGCGAAACCTTCCCCAGATACGGATATTTCATGTCAGCCAGATCAACGGGCGCGTCCCCGACGCGTGCCGCAAAACCGCGTGCGGGCGAAACGTCCACGCGACGGGGACCCGCGCCGCCGCGCTGGGTCAAACCGTTCCTGGCCGCATTGGCCGATACATCCAACGTCGCCGCCGCCGCGCGCAAGGCCAAGATCGACACCTCGGCCGCCTACCAGCGCCGCCGCAACGATGCCGAGTTCAACCGCCAGTGGCAGATCGCGCTGTGCGAGGGGTACGACAACCTGGAAATGGAACTGCTGCACCGGCTGCGCACCGGCGAAGTGAAGCCGCCCCCCGGCGCGAAACGGGCGGCGCGATCGTTCGACAACGCCACCGCGTTCCGTCTGCTGGCCGCCCACCGCGAAAGCGCGGCGCGCCAGCGCGCCGTCCGCGATCAGGTGAGCGCCGCCGACATCCGCGCCTCGATCGACCGCAAAGTCGAGGAACTGCGCCAGCGCGTGATGGCGGCGAAGGCCGCGCGCGGGGCGGTGACAGCGGGGACAACGAAGGAAACCGGCAATGCCGGCTGACCGGCTGGATTTCCTGCGCGACGACCAGGACGGCCTCGGCGCGGACATCGGCGAGGCCTTCGATCAAAGCGAAAGGGACGAATGGCACTGGAACTGGCCGCTGTGGGCGCGCACCGCGCAACTGCCGCCCGAGGGCGACTGGCGCGTCTGGCTGGTGATGGCCGGGCGCGGCTTCGGCAAGACCCGCGCCGGCGCGGAATGGGTGCGGACCATCGCCGAGGCCGATCACGAGGCCCGCATCGCGCTGGTGGGCGCTTCGTTGCACGAGGCGCGGGCGGTGATGGTCGAGGGCGAAAGCGGGGTGATGGCGGTGTGTCCGCCGCACCGCCGCCCGCGCTTCGAGCCATCGCTGCGGCGCGTGATCTGGCCCAACGGCGCGCAGGCGATGCTCTATTCGGCGGGCGAGCCGGAATCGCTGCGCGGACCGCAGCACAGCCACGCCTGGTGCGACGAAATCGCCAAATGGGATGACGGCCAAGCGCAGGCCCGGCGCAGCTGGGACAACCTGCTGCTGGGCCTGCGGCTGGGCACCGCTCCGCGCATCGTAGCGACCACCACGCCGCGCGCGGTGCCGCTGGTGCGCCGCCTGCTGGAGCAGGCCGCCAGCGATGCCGACGTGACGGTGACGCGCGGCGGCACGCGGGAGAACATCGCGCATCTGCCCACGCGGTTCATCGCCGACGTCGAGCGCGAATTCGGCGGCACGCTGCTGGGCCGGCAGGAACTGGACGGCGAACTGATCGAGGACCTGCCCGGCGCGCTGTGGACGCGCGCGTTGCTGGAACGGTGCCGCGATGGCGCAGTGCCGCCGATGACCCGCGTGGTCGTGGGCGTCGATCCCCCGGCCAGCGCGCGGGGTGATGCCTGCGGGATCGTGGTCTGCGGACTGGGCGAAGACCGGATCGCGCGCGTGCTGGCCGATGCCTCGATCGAGCAAGCCAGCCCCGAACGCTGGGCCGGCGCGGTGCGCGATGCCGCGCGGGCATGGGCGGCGGACCGGGTGGTGGCCGAAGCCAACCAGGGCGGCGAAATGGTGGGCGCGGTGCTGTGCGCGGCCAATGCCACCCTGCCGCTGCGGCTGGTCCATGCCAGCCGGGGCAAGGTGGCGCGCGCCGAGCCAGTCGCCGCGCTCTACGAATCCGGGCGCGTGCGCCATGCCGGTATGTTCGCCCGGCTGGAGGACGAACTGTGCGGGCTGATGCCGGGCGGTTCCTACCAGGGGCCCGGACGATCGCCCGACCGGGCGGACGCCTGCGTCTGGGCGCTGACCGAACTGATGCTGGGCCGCGCGGGCGAACCGCGCGTGTGGTTCGACTGACATTTCCGACAGAAAGGCCGTTCATGTCCTTTTTTCAATCGCTTGCCGCCGCCTTCAAGGGCGAGCCGGTGACGCCGCGCGCGCCCTTGGGGCGCAGCTTCGTCTCGCCCTGGGTGGAAGCCTTCGAAGCACGCGGCACCGCCGGCACGCGAATGCCGATCCATTATCCGGCCGCGATCCGCGAAGCCTATCTGCGCAACCCCGTGGCGCAGCGCGCGGTGCGGCTGGTGGCCGAAGGGGTGGGCAGCGCTCCGGTGCGCGCCTCCCACCCCGCACTCGCCGCGCTGATCGCGGCGACGAGCGCGGGGCAGGCGCTGCTGGAAACGCTGGCCAGCCAGTTGCTGCTGCACGGCAACGGCTATGTGCAGGTGCTGCGCGACGCCGAAGGCAATCCCGCCGAACTGTTTGCGCTGCGCCCGGAGCGGGTGACGATCGTGCCCGACGCGGCGGGGTGGCCGGCGGCGTTCCTCTACAAGGTGGGTGAACGATCGCTGACGATCGACGCGGTGGACGACCTGGGCCTGCCCAACCTGATCCATATCCGCAGCTACCATCCCGGCGACGATCATTACGGAGCGGGCTGCCTCGAAGCGGCGGACGAGGCAGTGGCGCTGCACAACGCGGCGGCGCGGTGGAACCGGGCGCTGCTGGAAAACGCGGCGCGGCCATCGGGTGCACTGGTCTATGATCCGGGCGAGCCGGGCGCGGCACTTTCCGCCGACCAGTTCGAGCGTATCCGCGCAGAATTGGCGAACGCCTTTTCCGGGCAGGCCAATGCCGGGCGGCCGATGCTGCTGGAAGGCGGCCTGAAATGGCAGGCGATAGCGCTGACTCCGGCGGACATGGACTTCGCCACGCTGAAAGCCGCCGCCGCGCGCGACATTGCGCTGGCGTTCGGCGTGCCGCCGATGCTGATCGGCCTGCCGGGCGACAGCACCTATGCCAATTATCGCGAGGCCAACCGCGCGCTGTGGCGGCTGACGCTGCTGCCGCTGGCCGCCAAGATCCTCGACGCGCTGGGCGAAGGGCTGGCGCCGTGGTTCGCGGACGCCAGCCTGGCGGTCGACGTGGACGGGATTCCGGCGCTGTCCGAGGATCGCGAACGGTTGTGGTCGCAGGTGAGCGCTGCCGATTTCCTGTCCGCCGACGAAAAGCGCGCGATGCTGGGTATCGCCCCGGTGCAGCCGTGATGCGCGAGGAGATGCTGGCGCGGCTGATCGCGCAGGCGGAAGCCGAAGGATCGGATCTGGTGACGCTGCGCGCCGTGGTGGAAGAAGCCTGCGACCTGGGCGCGGCGCGCGTGCTGGAGCGGATGGGCCTGGCCGACGAGACCGCGCACGCCGACCTGATCGAGCTGCGGCAACTGCTGCAAGCCTGGCGCGACGCCAAGACAAGCGCATGGCAGGCCGTGGTGGACTGGGCCGTCCGCGCCGTGCTGGCACTGCTGCTGGTGGGGATCGTGGTGCGGCTTGGCCTGTGGGACATGATCCGGTGAGTGCCCCGCAAGCGCCGCTGCGCTTTGCCGGCTATGCCGCGATCTTCGACAAGCGCGACAGCGGCGGTGACGTGATCCGGCAAGGCGCCTTCGCCCGCAGCCTGACGCAACGCGCAGAGCGGGGCGAGCGGCTGCCGCTTTATTGGCAGCACCGCCCCGACCGCCGGATCGGCTGGATCGACGCCGCCATCGAGGACCATCGCGGCCTGCGCGTGACCGGCACGATCGACGCGTCGGCCGGGTTGCCAGCACGGGCGCTGGTCACCCGCGCCGTGAACGGCCTGTCGTTCGGCTACCGCGTGACGGCGGGCCATGCCACGCCGGACGGGCGCGAACTGCACGCGGTGGACATTCTGGAAGTCAGCCTCGTCTCCCGCCCGATGCAGCCATCGGCGCGCGTGCATCTGGCCGGCTGAGCCGCCCCCCTTTTCTTCCTGCCCTGTTTCTTCGGGCCGCCTTTTCGGGCGGCCTCATTCCCCGCCGAAAGGACGTTCGACCCCATGGACATCGAAGCACCCGCCCCCATCGAAACCAAGAACGACGCCTTCGACGCCTCGTTCGACATCGTTGCCCGTCAGGACGCGCAGGACGAGGCGCTGGCCGCGGTCCGTACCGACATCGAGGAGGTGAAAGGCCGGCTCGACAAGGTCGGCCGCGCCGCGATCC
The Novosphingobium sp. EMRT-2 genome window above contains:
- the dksA gene encoding RNA polymerase-binding protein DksA, with translation MAGVLSDEIDVLAKARRAMPGDYVPSDDEPYMGEAQLDYFRRLLLEWKKSILSASAGTLSALQDGPLREPDLNDRASSETDWGIELRTRDRQRKLIAKIDSAMRRIDEGEYGFCEVTGEPIGLGRLIARPIATMTVEAQEAHERREKISRDM
- a CDS encoding GNAT family N-acetyltransferase, which gives rise to MSVTARIHHSVGAIAAEDWDRLAGGGNPFTGHTFLSLLEESGSVGGRSGWSPLPVVIEDEGGRAVAAMPAYLKAHSQGEYVFDHSWADAWQRAGGNYYPKLQISVPFTPATGPRLLLGDRPDLASSLLRVAKRLCESNELSSAHATFIEPAQLPLFEEAGWLLRSDIQFHWENRGYASFDDFLAALSSRKRKDIRKERAAAQQGVEIRALTGDALRPEHWDAFWQFYQDTGARKWGRPYLTRQAFDLMGDRMADRVLLVLAFLDGQAVAGALNFIGADALYGRYWGAIVDRPFLHFELCYYQAIDAAIALGLGRVEAGAQGQHKLARGYEPVRTWSAHYIVDPGFRAAVADFLERERQGVAQDQLTLGEHTPFRKG
- a CDS encoding glycerophosphodiester phosphodiesterase family protein, which translates into the protein MLYLLFALLDRWLVPVPPAERVGWLRGRVYAHRGLHRAGVPENSLAAFALAIERGLGIECDVQRTSDGQAMVFHDWDLDRLTDASGAIIDHSSTQLGAIALSGAEGERIPTLRQMLDLVAGRAPLLIEIKSRRDLRVAPLCLAVRRVLEGYRGDVAVMSFDPRVPAWFRRYSPHIVHGLVVTEEGRRTLFARARRHLALWHGKPQFLAYDVRDLPSRFAALQRRRGLPVLTWTVRSPELAEKASAHADAPIAEGAGLS
- a CDS encoding RidA family protein, which produces MTDTVAAKIADLGFALPQAAAPVAAYVPTVEVGGLLHVSGQLPFVDGKLVTGRLGEDVSLEQGVAAAQACGLMLLAQVKAALGSLDRVERVVRLGAFINSAGTFTDQPKVANGASELMVAVFGDIGRHARSAVGVPVLPLGAAVEVDAVFAVRPA
- a CDS encoding HAD family hydrolase, giving the protein MSRPLIISDCDEVLLHMVAPYKEWLAERHGIDFAMQSNDFGKAMRYADGGYVEPAEIWRLLNLFFDTEMYRQQPIAGAVEGVNALAEHADVVILTNLGDHRREDRARQLRDVGIHARVFTNTGPKGPALKAILDEYRPERAVFIDDLPQHHGSVAELAPHVARLHLCGEPMLAPHIDCAHQQGHAHARIDEWSAALPWLMAQIHGANDD
- a CDS encoding DUF3572 domain-containing protein, with amino-acid sequence MALQALGWVLADGGRADRFLALTGLTPESLRAGLGDSSVLGAVMDFLANHESDLVAAAEALDIAPEALAAIREKLR
- a CDS encoding response regulator, giving the protein MAKRILVVEDNDLNRKLFCDLLKANGFTVEPVADGREAIERTRLFVPNLVIMDIQLPNVSGLELIEALKGDPELRTIPVLAVTAYAGKGDEERIREAGAEGYLAKPVSIGPFMAAVNKLV
- a CDS encoding Pycsar system effector family protein — encoded protein: MNQPSPPSAGASEGAGDSGTARLARATPSPLSPSGFSNHAIHLVRTSQQMNLTLSQMADAKASLLMGATFLVFTIAVGQAKSGTMPWSLGVLALSAFISAMCAVFAVLPSIGGQGRGKAGPSLPNKLFFGYFTQVPEDEWIDSVLDELHADETVFRTMLRDIYQNGQVLQRKKYRFLGYAYRVFMVGLCLTVVTFAIEHLRAYMPS
- a CDS encoding acyl carrier protein, which codes for MDRAATANRIAELIEPFNKKGIAIAEGTTFAGDLEWDSLTVMDFVAAIEDEFDIIISMNQQAEIETYGQLIDAVTKLQG
- a CDS encoding aminotransferase class I/II-fold pyridoxal phosphate-dependent enzyme, with amino-acid sequence MTDLFSKFDPLIEQRRALLAGGVEDPFNLVMERVLSPTVAVCNGRETILLGTYNYMGMTFDPDVILAGKQALDDFGSGTTGSRVLNGTYAGHRAVEDALKEFYGMEHAMVFSTGYQANLGIISTIAGKGDYIVLDIDSHASIWDGCKMGDAEVVPFKHNDIVAMEKRLKRIPEGAGKLVVLEGVYSMLGDIAPLKEMIAVAKENGAMVLVDEAHSMGFIGPNGRGVAEEQGVLDDVDFVIGTFSKSVGTVGGFCVSNHPKFEILRLVCRPYVFTASLPPSVVHTAATSIRKLMHAGNKRAHLWENSRTLHKGLRDRGFQLGTEEPQSAIISVIMPDLERGAGMWEALLHEGLYVNLARPPATPAGMTLLRCSLCAEHTAEQVQTIIGMFERAGRKAGII
- a CDS encoding usg protein → MEDSDFRLQLAGYGLATWQIHYYMPDHPSLLQEFVLQRYDVAPRFPELKRFLDFWRRDIEAVIHSVRVAHNHLIRPSEWRAVDGEIRLH
- a CDS encoding YqaA family protein; amino-acid sequence: MLRRLYDWTMAKASHPRAEWWLALFAFVEASFFPIPPHPLLGLMCLAEPKKAVRFAAITVIASVIGGMLGYAIGHFLFASVGEQLLSALHLTQSFPYAACKLRGEAGFLAIIAKGATPIPFKLITITAGFIGMPIGKFLLASLISRSIGFMIVGVLFRLFGAPIKAWIDRYLGFAVIGFIALILAGFVAAAMLGGHGQKGADECSGATMQSVTASA
- a CDS encoding DNA-packaging protein, with translation MPADRLDFLRDDQDGLGADIGEAFDQSERDEWHWNWPLWARTAQLPPEGDWRVWLVMAGRGFGKTRAGAEWVRTIAEADHEARIALVGASLHEARAVMVEGESGVMAVCPPHRRPRFEPSLRRVIWPNGAQAMLYSAGEPESLRGPQHSHAWCDEIAKWDDGQAQARRSWDNLLLGLRLGTAPRIVATTTPRAVPLVRRLLEQAASDADVTVTRGGTRENIAHLPTRFIADVEREFGGTLLGRQELDGELIEDLPGALWTRALLERCRDGAVPPMTRVVVGVDPPASARGDACGIVVCGLGEDRIARVLADASIEQASPERWAGAVRDAARAWAADRVVAEANQGGEMVGAVLCAANATLPLRLVHASRGKVARAEPVAALYESGRVRHAGMFARLEDELCGLMPGGSYQGPGRSPDRADACVWALTELMLGRAGEPRVWFD